A window of Pseudodesulfovibrio hydrargyri contains these coding sequences:
- a CDS encoding class I SAM-dependent methyltransferase has translation MAFDQQWETIFSSRDWGRYPSEEVVRFTARNFRDRQARKDIRILDLGCGAGATCWYLSREGFDVYGVDGSPSAIRKASAYLAEENLTASFSVGDIVGLEYAPNFFDAVYEIGVAQHNRMADIRKIYKEIERVLKPGGLFFSIAINEATSGREHADELEKNTFLHLDSLNQDVLVHLFSKAELEELTAPFKNVVIESLVRTSERGAKTIGHYLISAQKKEYDEYDG, from the coding sequence ATGGCTTTCGACCAGCAGTGGGAAACCATTTTTTCAAGCAGAGATTGGGGCCGGTATCCCAGCGAAGAGGTGGTTCGTTTTACCGCCCGAAATTTCAGGGATAGGCAAGCCAGAAAAGATATCCGCATTCTCGACCTCGGATGCGGGGCAGGGGCCACATGCTGGTATTTGTCGCGGGAGGGGTTTGATGTCTACGGCGTGGACGGCAGCCCCTCCGCCATCCGCAAGGCGTCGGCCTATCTGGCCGAGGAAAACCTGACGGCCTCTTTTTCCGTGGGTGACATAGTCGGTCTGGAGTATGCGCCGAATTTTTTTGACGCCGTGTATGAGATCGGGGTCGCCCAACACAACAGGATGGCCGACATCCGAAAGATATACAAAGAAATCGAACGTGTCCTGAAGCCTGGCGGGCTCTTCTTTTCCATCGCCATCAACGAGGCCACTTCCGGAAGGGAACATGCGGACGAGTTGGAGAAAAATACATTTCTTCACTTGGACAGCCTGAACCAGGACGTGCTCGTGCACCTGTTTTCAAAGGCCGAACTGGAAGAGCTCACCGCCCCATTCAAGAACGTTGTCATTGAATCCCTGGTCCGCACCTCGGAGCGGGGCGCGAAAACGATTGGACACTATCTGATTTCAGCCCAAAAGAAGGAATATGATGAGTACGACGGTTGA
- a CDS encoding N-acetylneuraminate synthase family protein translates to MNYNEFIKKSETDLFIIGEAGVNHNGDLNMARKLVDVAKDCGCDAVKFQTWKTEKVYCRERSVKPEYQQAVTCREESEYDTIKKLELPFDAFRELKAYCDDQGIVFLSTPDEQESADFLVHELHVPMMKTASQDVTNLPFLRHLARKGIPLIFSTGASTLDEVLEGVAAVTEETRELILLHCLSSYPAPLEDLNLNVIPELGRLTGLPIGFSDHTVGVEAACAALALGARIFEKHFTLSHDQDGPDHQASLTPQDLECYVKTLRNLRKALGDGHKRVMPSEESNRGAFRRYIVFGRDVVEGQVLAPDDFLFKKVSEGIAPKHLDEIVGRVAARDIAEGELFDWSQLLSSPDGA, encoded by the coding sequence ATGAATTACAACGAATTCATCAAAAAGTCGGAAACGGATCTGTTCATTATCGGCGAGGCGGGAGTCAATCACAACGGGGACTTGAACATGGCCAGGAAACTGGTGGACGTGGCCAAGGATTGCGGCTGCGATGCCGTCAAGTTTCAGACGTGGAAAACCGAGAAGGTCTATTGCCGCGAACGCTCCGTCAAGCCGGAATACCAGCAGGCGGTCACCTGCCGGGAGGAAAGCGAATACGACACCATCAAGAAGCTGGAGCTTCCCTTTGACGCCTTTCGGGAGCTGAAGGCGTATTGCGACGATCAGGGAATCGTTTTTCTCTCAACGCCCGACGAGCAGGAAAGCGCGGACTTCCTGGTCCATGAGCTGCATGTGCCCATGATGAAGACGGCCTCGCAGGACGTGACCAACCTTCCCTTCCTGCGCCATCTCGCCCGAAAAGGCATCCCGTTGATCTTTTCCACCGGGGCCTCCACCCTGGACGAAGTCCTGGAAGGAGTCGCCGCCGTCACTGAGGAAACGCGCGAGTTGATCCTGCTCCATTGCCTTTCCTCCTATCCGGCCCCCCTGGAGGACCTCAACCTCAACGTCATCCCGGAACTGGGCCGCCTGACGGGCCTGCCCATAGGCTTTTCCGACCACACCGTCGGCGTGGAGGCGGCCTGCGCCGCCCTCGCGTTGGGGGCCAGAATCTTTGAAAAGCACTTCACCCTCTCGCACGACCAGGACGGACCGGACCACCAGGCGTCTTTGACACCGCAAGACCTGGAATGCTACGTTAAAACACTTCGGAATCTTCGGAAAGCCCTGGGGGACGGACACAAGAGGGTGATGCCTTCCGAAGAAAGCAACCGGGGCGCGTTCCGTCGCTATATCGTCTTCGGGCGGGACGTCGTGGAAGGGCAGGTTCTTGCCCCGGACGACTTTTTGTTCAAGAAGGTGTCCGAAGGAATCGCTCCCAAACATTTGGATGAAATAGTCGGCAGGGTCGCGGCAAGGGATATCGCCGAGGGAGAGCTTTTCGATTGGAGCCAGCTCCTGTCATCGCCCGACGGCGCATAG
- a CDS encoding DegT/DnrJ/EryC1/StrS family aminotransferase: MIHLLRQFDPTTPPPETGGGVEQWTPRCSSSCFASTGRSLVAFLVDTLGLSSDHTCLIPAYVPEGVVQPLRMSGIRVDFYRVDHRLFADPERLSRQVEKDPSVRLVVLIHPFGFEQPVRPIRDMLSGRGIAILEDCAQALLSRTEDGTTLGQEGDFSLFSLNKFLPVPDGAVLQSHCRGTSVDCGQLARGPEGWRESILAYEEHLRLNHALLTSTSPDRRLLEETGEAYERYYSFVNRELGLSAPSDVTLDRLRRLAPGAMAEARRRNCALLYAGLKQTTFRFVYPQWDDRTVPMAVPVRVRPEERERIADRLFERNILLSTLVDKWNFIPPGRESAFPAESEFMASHLLVPVNEFLSSEEMEYMVATMNQI; this comes from the coding sequence ATGATTCACCTCCTTCGGCAGTTCGATCCGACAACCCCGCCGCCCGAAACGGGCGGCGGCGTGGAGCAGTGGACGCCCCGGTGCTCCAGTTCGTGCTTCGCCTCCACGGGCCGCTCCCTGGTGGCGTTTCTGGTGGACACGCTCGGGCTCTCGTCCGACCACACCTGTCTCATACCGGCCTATGTGCCCGAGGGGGTGGTCCAGCCGCTCAGGATGAGCGGAATCCGCGTCGATTTTTACCGCGTGGACCACAGGCTCTTCGCCGATCCGGAAAGGCTGAGCCGACAGGTGGAGAAAGACCCCTCCGTCCGGTTGGTTGTCCTCATTCATCCCTTCGGCTTCGAACAACCCGTACGTCCGATCCGCGACATGCTGTCGGGGCGGGGGATCGCCATTCTCGAAGACTGCGCCCAAGCCCTCTTGAGCCGCACCGAGGACGGAACGACGCTCGGACAGGAAGGAGATTTTTCCCTGTTCTCCCTCAACAAGTTCCTCCCGGTCCCGGACGGCGCCGTGTTGCAAAGCCACTGCCGGGGGACCTCGGTGGATTGCGGACAGCTTGCCCGCGGGCCCGAGGGATGGCGGGAATCGATCCTGGCCTACGAGGAGCATCTGCGGCTGAACCATGCCTTGCTGACCTCCACCTCGCCGGATCGAAGATTGTTGGAAGAGACCGGTGAGGCGTATGAGCGGTATTACTCCTTCGTCAACAGGGAGTTGGGACTTTCCGCGCCTTCGGACGTAACGCTGGACCGGTTGCGCCGTCTCGCCCCCGGGGCAATGGCGGAAGCCCGACGCCGGAACTGCGCCCTGCTGTACGCCGGGTTGAAGCAGACGACGTTTCGGTTCGTGTACCCCCAATGGGACGACCGCACCGTTCCCATGGCCGTGCCCGTGCGTGTGCGGCCGGAGGAACGGGAGAGGATCGCGGACCGGCTTTTCGAGAGGAATATCCTGCTGTCCACCCTGGTGGACAAATGGAATTTCATCCCGCCGGGCAGGGAATCGGCATTCCCCGCCGAATCCGAATTCATGGCTTCCCATCTGCTTGTTCCGGTCAACGAGTTCCTTTCCTCCGAAGAGATGGAATACATGGTCGCAACCATGAACCAAATTTAA